One segment of Rhodopirellula baltica SH 1 DNA contains the following:
- the lhgO gene encoding L-2-hydroxyglutarate oxidase produces MKHSLSPSVDLAVVGGGIVGLATAMTWLQTRPGQRVTVLETESRVGQHQSGHNSGVIHSGIYYQPGSEKALLCREGKSKLEAFCDEYRIRWEKCGKVVVATDRSELSSLERIIDRAERNGVEFRRITTDELRKLEPAVAGVDAIVVPETGIVDYGSVCDAYRHRIEEMGGSVQLGFQVQRLDADDTGVRLAGVDHNQSVGKFDIRARSAIVCAGLHSDALVRQGDSVASDSDSANTSSEEVRIIPFRGEYYELRPERRGLCRNLIYPVPDPAFPFLGVHFTRMIDGNVECGPNAVLALAREGYRWRDIDVRYLQRTLGYSGFRRLIQKHWRKGLGEMNRSLRKSAFVTALQKLIPELRASDLIPARAGVRAQAVRANGELVDDFLFRSTPKVTHVLNAPSPAATASLAIARRVIEQHQNLNPNS; encoded by the coding sequence ATGAAACACTCCTTGAGCCCGTCCGTGGATTTGGCCGTCGTTGGCGGGGGAATTGTCGGCCTCGCCACCGCGATGACCTGGTTGCAAACCCGTCCTGGTCAGCGCGTGACGGTGCTAGAAACGGAGTCTCGGGTCGGCCAACACCAGAGCGGCCACAACTCCGGCGTCATCCATTCGGGCATCTACTATCAGCCCGGAAGTGAGAAAGCTTTGTTGTGCCGGGAGGGCAAAAGCAAACTCGAAGCATTCTGCGATGAATACCGGATTCGCTGGGAAAAATGCGGAAAAGTCGTCGTTGCAACAGACCGTAGCGAACTGAGTTCGTTGGAAAGAATCATTGATCGAGCGGAACGCAACGGAGTTGAATTTCGACGAATCACAACGGACGAATTACGGAAACTCGAGCCTGCTGTTGCGGGTGTTGATGCGATCGTGGTTCCCGAAACAGGCATCGTGGATTATGGGTCGGTTTGCGACGCTTATCGGCATCGCATCGAAGAAATGGGTGGGAGCGTCCAGTTGGGTTTTCAGGTCCAACGATTGGATGCGGATGACACGGGCGTTCGTTTGGCGGGTGTTGATCACAATCAATCAGTTGGGAAGTTCGATATTCGAGCTCGTTCGGCGATTGTTTGCGCGGGACTGCACAGCGACGCGTTGGTTCGGCAGGGTGACTCCGTTGCCTCCGATTCAGATTCCGCGAATACATCGTCTGAGGAAGTCCGAATCATTCCTTTTCGGGGCGAATATTATGAGCTGCGGCCCGAACGGCGCGGTTTGTGTCGAAATCTGATCTATCCGGTTCCCGATCCCGCGTTCCCATTCCTTGGAGTGCATTTCACTCGGATGATCGATGGAAACGTTGAGTGTGGTCCCAATGCGGTGCTGGCTCTCGCCCGTGAAGGTTACCGATGGCGTGACATCGATGTTCGATATCTGCAACGAACATTGGGGTACAGCGGTTTTCGTCGGTTGATTCAGAAGCATTGGCGGAAAGGCCTCGGCGAAATGAATCGTTCGCTACGAAAGTCCGCTTTCGTGACCGCACTTCAGAAGCTCATCCCTGAACTGCGTGCCTCGGATTTGATTCCCGCCCGAGCCGGAGTTCGGGCTCAAGCGGTGCGAGCCAACGGTGAATTGGTCGATGACTTCTTGTTCCGATCAACGCCCAAAGTCACTCACGTGTTGAACGCACCCAGCCCCGCGGCAACGGCGTCGCTGGCGATTGCACGGCGGGTGATCGAACAGCATCAGAACCTGAACCCCAATTCATAG
- a CDS encoding HD-GYP domain-containing protein encodes MISTTSNANDSTNTVLVPVDDLQVGAICRTPIEDEMGRLLLGTGTRITNEVIDGLRERGIEELTVNAEEADVLSNRGKSGAAKAKPKSTREKDASHAPGRDPTKWIKGVPLKDALVNRHHEPIDLTRRRTLQGHVKMARSKFEEIRLALTERKMQTVEALSDLSGAFASAMVDDHDQTIGEVVACNTEMSLTDRSVKLGVLGMAIGTELDLDGPSVLEIGMAGLLHDIGLYSMDPAYSVPGRGAFSEEETWEYRKHPVISANSLREVSDIPHSVLLAIEQVHEQYNGEGYPFGLEGKRIHIYARILNVCDTYLRLTLGTGFRKALVPHDALGFILHQARYGSFDPQVIHALLRTKSLFPLGSRVELANGKWADVIRRPVEGYACPVLQLSDGERFDMQENPNEVVQPTCDPQRNQGRLSIDAMKNIRWNPADELFFDEE; translated from the coding sequence ATGATTTCAACTACCTCTAACGCGAACGACAGTACGAACACTGTTCTTGTTCCAGTCGACGATCTTCAGGTCGGTGCGATTTGTCGTACACCGATCGAAGACGAAATGGGCCGATTGCTACTCGGCACTGGTACGCGCATCACCAATGAAGTCATCGATGGTCTGCGGGAACGCGGCATCGAAGAACTGACCGTCAATGCTGAAGAAGCCGATGTACTGAGCAACCGCGGCAAATCGGGCGCGGCCAAAGCGAAGCCTAAAAGCACACGAGAAAAAGATGCGTCGCATGCTCCCGGACGTGATCCAACCAAATGGATCAAGGGAGTGCCGTTGAAAGACGCTTTGGTCAATCGTCATCACGAACCCATTGACCTTACACGACGGCGGACATTGCAAGGCCACGTCAAAATGGCTCGCAGTAAGTTCGAAGAGATCCGTTTGGCACTGACCGAACGCAAGATGCAAACCGTCGAAGCGTTGTCGGATTTATCTGGCGCATTCGCTTCCGCGATGGTGGACGACCACGATCAAACGATTGGCGAAGTCGTCGCCTGCAACACCGAAATGTCACTGACCGACCGCAGCGTGAAGCTGGGTGTGTTGGGCATGGCCATTGGAACCGAACTTGATTTGGACGGTCCCTCGGTGTTGGAAATCGGCATGGCCGGTTTGCTTCATGACATCGGTTTGTATTCCATGGATCCCGCATACAGCGTCCCTGGACGTGGTGCGTTTTCGGAAGAGGAAACATGGGAGTATCGCAAACACCCGGTCATCTCAGCGAATAGTCTTCGCGAAGTTTCTGACATCCCTCACTCGGTTCTGTTGGCGATCGAACAAGTCCACGAACAATACAACGGTGAAGGTTATCCGTTTGGTTTGGAAGGTAAACGGATTCATATCTACGCTCGCATTCTCAACGTTTGCGATACCTATCTTCGTTTGACACTCGGAACGGGTTTTCGAAAAGCGTTGGTGCCACACGATGCGTTGGGATTCATTCTGCATCAAGCTCGCTATGGAAGCTTTGACCCTCAGGTCATTCATGCCTTGTTGCGCACTAAGTCGTTGTTTCCTCTGGGAAGTCGAGTCGAACTGGCAAACGGAAAATGGGCGGACGTGATTCGCCGACCGGTTGAAGGCTATGCATGCCCCGTGTTGCAACTTTCCGATGGCGAACGATTTGACATGCAGGAAAACCCGAACGAAGTGGTTCAGCCGACTTGCGACCCTCAACGCAACCAGGGCCGACTTTCAATCGATGCGATGAAAAACATTCGCTGGAATCCAGCGGACGAATTGTTCTTCGACGAGGAATAG
- a CDS encoding YfhO family protein, with protein MALSLQADSTDPPWMKWGGLFIGPLCIVVLMATVWTGRDRLAFRDVSHFYTPLYQYVGERCAEQPLTYFWSAMWNPLDQTGMPLAGETTTAVYYPVRHLVYLLASLVDQSPAESASPNELPDDASLALAWYVTLHLVLASFAAYWAARRVGSQSAFSVIASLAYPMSGSVLFLTTNPPFLVGAAWLPFALLPLVHAKEYGWKLPSFALAMMVLGGDPQTALHVGIIAGLWLIIDVIRHSRDRSGGQSFWLRLLRLMGIAAMAAVLATPQIVASVNWASHSGRVWSKLDASQSFAFSVAPWRWLELAIPSLFGSPWPVNHRWDRPVFAGGTVSPIDALWTPSLYIGMSTLVLVTIGLLGRYRGRIHGTGLWCYVLLASGFAAMGWYGPWHAPYQWLVDWVPGYDAFRYPAKWLPLVAFALAMLAAQGGQCLFNGLIRESSHSNEFSNGLLTKRRAVWIWLFSTLGLVLSSIAVWFAMASMKSAPVDVVWGPFQSETAWYGWLIGTAHVWIFTTIILSMSVEWKRPINRQKLAWAWVVLIASDLMIAHWNLVPTINRNAERAAWHELDHSESATLDAARWIRTAGEGEYPAKWATTSDRQRLLAMEVHDRRRWYGRWHMVEDEAVFNSVVSIRPWAIDQFWDATGQQSTPINWQQTASWLGVGGSRTSNGQSHVWPTRDLRFHRHDQVVTEGEIPWPKRIEMASDSGDQVDAIAVDSTAVSEGRLEDTFVSRRIYQDGGWRAEFRSQDTAVEPVPLTVFSADGVAQGVWCPPGTWTIRWIYQPRGHRGAVIVWICGWLMLLVASIWSVTRAKHGPFSRVRELERAK; from the coding sequence GTGGCATTATCCCTGCAGGCTGATTCGACCGATCCTCCGTGGATGAAGTGGGGCGGGCTTTTCATCGGTCCGCTTTGCATCGTGGTTCTGATGGCGACGGTTTGGACGGGCCGCGACCGTCTCGCTTTTCGCGACGTCAGCCATTTCTACACGCCGCTGTACCAGTACGTTGGCGAGCGATGTGCCGAGCAACCACTGACGTATTTCTGGTCCGCGATGTGGAACCCACTGGACCAAACGGGAATGCCGTTGGCCGGCGAGACAACGACCGCTGTCTACTATCCAGTTCGGCATTTGGTTTATCTTTTGGCGTCGTTGGTAGACCAGTCACCGGCCGAATCCGCATCGCCAAATGAACTGCCTGATGATGCTTCGTTGGCACTGGCTTGGTATGTGACGTTGCATTTGGTGTTGGCCTCGTTTGCAGCCTACTGGGCCGCTCGGCGGGTCGGATCGCAATCGGCGTTTTCCGTCATCGCCTCGCTGGCCTACCCGATGTCCGGCAGCGTTTTGTTTCTTACGACCAACCCACCTTTTCTGGTCGGAGCAGCATGGTTGCCGTTTGCGCTGCTGCCCCTGGTTCATGCAAAGGAGTACGGTTGGAAGTTGCCGTCGTTTGCATTGGCCATGATGGTCCTGGGCGGTGATCCACAAACAGCACTTCATGTCGGAATCATTGCCGGACTTTGGTTGATCATCGACGTGATTCGACACTCGCGTGATCGCAGTGGCGGGCAATCCTTTTGGTTGCGTCTGCTTCGCTTGATGGGCATCGCAGCGATGGCTGCTGTGCTAGCGACACCACAGATTGTTGCGTCGGTGAATTGGGCCAGCCACAGTGGTCGTGTTTGGTCAAAACTGGATGCATCGCAATCGTTCGCTTTTTCGGTCGCGCCGTGGCGATGGTTGGAGTTGGCGATACCATCCTTGTTTGGTTCGCCATGGCCGGTCAACCATCGTTGGGATCGTCCGGTGTTTGCTGGTGGAACGGTCAGTCCGATCGATGCGTTGTGGACGCCCAGTCTGTACATCGGCATGTCGACGTTGGTCCTGGTCACGATCGGATTGCTCGGAAGATACCGCGGCCGCATTCACGGCACCGGTTTGTGGTGTTACGTGTTGCTAGCATCCGGATTCGCGGCGATGGGTTGGTACGGACCATGGCACGCGCCGTATCAATGGCTGGTTGATTGGGTGCCGGGTTACGATGCGTTTCGCTACCCGGCGAAGTGGTTGCCTTTGGTCGCATTCGCTTTGGCGATGCTGGCTGCACAGGGTGGACAATGTCTCTTCAATGGATTGATTCGCGAATCGTCCCATTCAAACGAGTTTTCGAACGGCCTGCTGACAAAACGCCGAGCAGTTTGGATCTGGCTTTTCTCGACGCTGGGATTGGTCCTTTCCAGCATCGCGGTGTGGTTCGCGATGGCATCCATGAAGTCAGCGCCGGTTGATGTGGTATGGGGACCGTTTCAATCGGAGACCGCTTGGTATGGATGGTTGATCGGTACCGCTCATGTTTGGATTTTTACCACGATCATTCTTTCGATGAGCGTCGAATGGAAACGTCCGATCAATCGGCAAAAGCTGGCTTGGGCATGGGTCGTTCTGATCGCGAGTGACTTGATGATTGCTCATTGGAATTTGGTTCCGACCATCAACCGGAATGCTGAACGTGCCGCCTGGCACGAACTCGATCACTCCGAATCCGCAACACTCGATGCAGCACGCTGGATTCGAACAGCGGGTGAAGGTGAGTATCCCGCGAAGTGGGCGACCACGTCAGATCGGCAACGATTGTTGGCCATGGAAGTTCATGATCGTCGCCGATGGTATGGTCGTTGGCATATGGTCGAGGACGAAGCGGTATTCAACAGCGTCGTCTCGATCAGGCCTTGGGCGATCGATCAGTTTTGGGATGCGACCGGCCAGCAGTCCACACCGATCAATTGGCAACAAACGGCGTCATGGCTGGGCGTTGGAGGATCGCGAACGTCGAATGGGCAGAGCCACGTTTGGCCGACTCGAGATTTGCGATTTCATCGTCACGATCAAGTGGTGACGGAGGGCGAGATTCCTTGGCCGAAGCGAATCGAGATGGCTTCGGATTCAGGAGACCAAGTTGATGCGATCGCGGTTGACTCGACCGCCGTTTCGGAAGGAAGGTTAGAAGACACCTTTGTATCGCGGCGAATTTACCAGGACGGTGGCTGGCGAGCGGAGTTTCGGTCGCAAGACACCGCGGTCGAACCAGTTCCGTTGACGGTGTTTTCTGCCGACGGTGTGGCGCAAGGCGTGTGGTGTCCGCCCGGTACTTGGACTATCCGTTGGATCTATCAACCCCGGGGGCACAGGGGTGCGGTGATCGTCTGGATTTGCGGATGGTTGATGTTGCTAGTGGCCTCAATTTGGTCGGTCACGCGAGCGAAGCATGGGCCATTCAGCCGGGTCCGAGAATTGGAACGAGCCAAGTGA
- a CDS encoding PEGA domain-containing protein: MANHIQPYRSHAKAVAVPCCNVAGTSPKRSLASLKQLDGLKRHGALLLILMAMSVVSTGCVRRRMTVRTSPPGATVSIDNQLIGTSPASTDFIYYGTREVRVEREGYRTEVVLRKMKPPWYQLPVLDFVSETLWPGEIRDERIIDIELVPQVIEPSEDVLNRAEALRNQSRSGIIPAG; encoded by the coding sequence TTGGCAAATCACATTCAACCGTATCGTTCACACGCGAAAGCTGTTGCTGTTCCGTGTTGCAATGTGGCTGGCACCAGCCCGAAGCGGTCTCTTGCGAGTCTGAAGCAGCTCGATGGTTTGAAACGACATGGTGCGTTGCTATTGATCTTGATGGCGATGTCGGTTGTCAGCACCGGCTGCGTGCGTCGCCGAATGACGGTGCGTACCAGCCCACCGGGCGCAACGGTCTCGATCGACAACCAATTGATCGGAACCTCTCCAGCCTCCACTGATTTCATTTACTATGGTACGCGTGAGGTTCGTGTAGAACGCGAGGGCTATCGTACGGAAGTCGTGCTTCGGAAAATGAAGCCACCGTGGTATCAACTGCCGGTATTGGACTTCGTGAGCGAAACGCTTTGGCCAGGTGAAATTCGCGATGAGCGGATCATCGATATTGAATTGGTGCCTCAAGTGATCGAACCCTCCGAGGATGTCCTGAATCGTGCCGAAGCCCTCCGCAATCAATCGCGAAGTGGCATTATCCCTGCAGGCTGA
- a CDS encoding class I SAM-dependent methyltransferase yields MTAAGSPLCQIVSDEELANPLQTVDAAGWLGGDISGKKVLCLAAGGGRQSCLYAAAGALVTVVDLSPAMLEQDRIAARQRGHQVELIEGSMDDLSMLPAAGFDIVIHPVSTCYVPSVVVVYAQVARVIRGGGIYISQHKSPVSLQTSTQPRAAVNGSPRYTVEHAYYRNGSSSKSGPNTPVPPPAANPVAARLREPGAVEFLHRWEELIGGMCRSGFVIEELAEPMHAKRDAEPGSFAERARFIPPYVRIKARRRNDQTATATTTQRLWIPEN; encoded by the coding sequence ATGACGGCCGCCGGATCTCCGCTGTGCCAAATCGTTTCGGACGAGGAATTGGCCAATCCATTGCAGACTGTCGACGCCGCTGGTTGGCTGGGCGGGGACATTTCCGGGAAAAAAGTTCTGTGTCTTGCCGCCGGTGGGGGTCGTCAAAGCTGCTTGTACGCGGCCGCTGGAGCCCTTGTCACGGTGGTGGATCTCTCTCCTGCCATGCTGGAACAGGACCGCATTGCGGCTCGCCAGCGGGGTCACCAGGTCGAATTGATCGAAGGATCGATGGATGATTTGTCGATGTTGCCCGCGGCGGGTTTTGACATCGTGATCCATCCCGTCAGCACGTGTTATGTGCCCTCAGTCGTGGTCGTTTACGCCCAAGTCGCGCGGGTGATTCGAGGTGGCGGCATTTATATCAGTCAGCATAAGTCGCCGGTGAGCTTGCAAACGTCGACCCAGCCGCGTGCTGCGGTGAACGGTTCGCCCCGATACACGGTGGAACATGCGTACTACCGAAACGGTTCCTCGTCAAAGTCGGGGCCGAACACTCCCGTTCCTCCGCCCGCCGCCAATCCGGTAGCCGCTCGATTAAGAGAACCCGGTGCCGTGGAATTTTTGCACCGATGGGAAGAATTGATTGGCGGAATGTGCCGTTCCGGATTTGTGATCGAGGAGTTGGCCGAGCCAATGCATGCGAAACGAGACGCCGAACCGGGCAGCTTCGCCGAGCGAGCTCGTTTCATCCCGCCTTATGTTCGGATCAAAGCCCGTCGACGAAACGATCAGACGGCAACCGCCACGACGACTCAGCGACTTTGGATTCCCGAAAACTGA